Part of the Virgibacillus necropolis genome, GAAGAGAGCTGCCAAAAAGTATCGTTAACTTCTATTGTGTGTTGATTTATGACAAATCCAGGAATATGAATCTGTTTTCCAATAGATAGATTTTGTGGTGTGATTCCGCGATTAGATTGCTCAATTAAAACTAGCGGAACATCAAATAATTGACTATAATACCATAGCGTATCACTTTGACGTATTTTAATTTCCATCAAATATTTCTCCTTCCAATTGCTAATATAGCTTGAAAGAATGCAAGTTGTTCTGTAAAATAGTGAATATATGATTTAGTGGATTTCTTTTATCATACGTACATAATCATCACAACTATTGCACCTTTTTTACTAGTTGCATTGATATGTTTATTCCTATTAAAAAGAAATTATTACCATAGAGGAGGATATATAGATGGCTTTTGTAATTACGTCACCTTGTAAGGACGAAAAATCAGGTGAATGTGTCGAAGTTTGCCCTGTAGATTGTATAGAAGAGGGAAAAGATATGTTTTATATCGATCCGGATATTTGTATTGATTGCGGAGCATGTGAAGCAGTTTGCCCAGTTGAGGCTATTTTCATGGAGGATGAAACTCCAGAACAAGAAAATGAATATATCGAAATGAATCGTAAATTTTTCGAAGATAGATGAGATAATAAAGAAGCCGCTATTATGGAATAGCGGCTTCTTTTGTCCTATTTTATAGAAAAACCGTGGTAGTCTTCTTTCGTATTAATTGTTGATACATCAATATGGTCAACACGGCCAAATTGGGTGGGGTTATTGGTAATCTCTGTAATAAACCTTTGGATTTGCTCATTTTCACCATCAACACGTATGGAAACTGTACCATCCGCATTATTTGTAGCATACCCCTTAAGGTTTAATACCTCTGCTCTTTGTTTTGTTGCATAGCGAAATCCTACACCTTGGACAATTCCACTAACCATGATATTTGTTATCATTTGATCACTCCCTATATGTCATGTAACCTGTCACTAATTTATTAAAACATTGAAAGAAAGGATGTAAAAAAATGAAAGAAATACGTCTACAAGAGATAAAAGGATTTCGCTTTGGTCATGCGCAAAATGATGACGCGCTAACTGGTTGTAGTGTCATTATTTGTGAGAAGGGCGCAATCGGTGGTGTTGAAGTTCGCGGTGGAGCACCAGGAACACGTGAAACAGATGCGTTACATCCTGAAAACCTTGTCGAAGAAGTACATGGCATTTTTTTATCAGGAGGTAGTGCATTTGGACTTGATGTAGGCAGCGGAATGATGCAACTTTTAGAAGAAAAAAGTATTGGCTTTGATGTGCAAGTTACAAAGGTTCCAATTGTAGCTGGAGCAATTCTATTCGACTTATATCCCGGAGACCCAGTTGTCCGCCCTGATAGTAAGATGGGATATGAGGCTTGTACACAAGCCTATTTAGACAAAACATTTAGTCAGGGAAGTGTGGGTGCTGGGACAGGTGCAACTGTAGGAAAATGTTTAGGTTATGATTTTGTGATGCGTGGAGGAATTGGGAGCTATGCGTTAGAAATTGGTGAATTACAGATAGGAGCGGTAGTTGTTGTAAATGCTTTTGGTGATATCATTGATCCGACAACCAATCAGATAGTAGCAGGGGCTTACGATCGTTTAAATGGAACGTTTCTTAAAAGTGATGAGCAAATGCTTGCGCAATTAGAAAATAAACCAACTAACCGTTTTTCTGGTAATACAACTATAGGATCTATTGTAACAAACGCCAAGCTAACTAAATCACAAGCAAATAAAATCGCTTCAATTGCCCATGATGGCTTTGCTAGAACCATCAGGCCATCCCATACATTAGTTGATGGTGATACACTTTTCACATTGACTACAAATCAAATTGAAACAGATTTAAACGTTCTAAGTATGTTAGCAAGTCAGGTTGTGGAACAAGCTGTATTGAATGCTGTAAGAAATGCTACTGGTGTTTTTCAAATACCAAGTTATAAGGACATACAGAAATAGACCTTCCTTTTTTCACACAAATGAATAATAGCGGATTGTTGCGCTAATCCTATACATAAATTTGTGAATGAAGGAGAAAATCATAATGACAGAACATATAAAAATACCGCACTTTCCCGAACCATATTGGCGTGATTCAGTGGATTTTTCAAATTTTCCTAAATTGGATAAATCGATTGAAGCAGATGTCGGAATCGTTGGTGGCGGGATAACTGGTATTACTGCTGCATATCTGCTAGCAAAGCAAAATGTAAAGGTTGTATTAATTGATGCGGGCGTAATTCTAAATGGTACAACTGGACATACAACTGCTAAAATCACCGCTCAACATGGCCTGATTTATAATGAATTAATTGAACATTTTGGTTTAGAAAAAGCGTCCATGTATTATAAAGCGAGTTCGGAAGCGAAAGAGTTTATTAAAAATACTATTGATAAGCATGATATTTCATGTGATTTCACTGAAGAAGATGCTTATCTTTATACAAATTCTGATTTCTATCTATCTAAATTGGAAATGGAGAAAAAGGCTTATGATAGGTTAAAGATTCCAAGTGAATTGGTGAAAAATATGCCATTAGAAG contains:
- a CDS encoding acylphosphatase — translated: MITNIMVSGIVQGVGFRYATKQRAEVLNLKGYATNNADGTVSIRVDGENEQIQRFITEITNNPTQFGRVDHIDVSTINTKEDYHGFSIK
- a CDS encoding 4Fe-4S dicluster domain-containing protein, coding for MAFVITSPCKDEKSGECVEVCPVDCIEEGKDMFYIDPDICIDCGACEAVCPVEAIFMEDETPEQENEYIEMNRKFFEDR
- a CDS encoding P1 family peptidase, with amino-acid sequence MKEIRLQEIKGFRFGHAQNDDALTGCSVIICEKGAIGGVEVRGGAPGTRETDALHPENLVEEVHGIFLSGGSAFGLDVGSGMMQLLEEKSIGFDVQVTKVPIVAGAILFDLYPGDPVVRPDSKMGYEACTQAYLDKTFSQGSVGAGTGATVGKCLGYDFVMRGGIGSYALEIGELQIGAVVVVNAFGDIIDPTTNQIVAGAYDRLNGTFLKSDEQMLAQLENKPTNRFSGNTTIGSIVTNAKLTKSQANKIASIAHDGFARTIRPSHTLVDGDTLFTLTTNQIETDLNVLSMLASQVVEQAVLNAVRNATGVFQIPSYKDIQK